One region of Variovorax sp. J2L1-78 genomic DNA includes:
- a CDS encoding aminotransferase-like domain-containing protein — MLTRTSTQSLTSQLADRFAERIRTRLLPPGARLPSVRECARQQGVSPHTVVAAYDQLLAQGLVEARRQRGFFVRDAAPTPSTSASAMAPRPARDGVPASTVRVGGVPADASSLIRGMFHRQSDKPQPGMGVFPPDWMDSTFMPTSLRRLTGTRALQEISLQYGEPAGDSALRRSLSQKLMGINIPAAPEQILTTIGATHALDIVSRTLLRAGDPVMVEEPGWAIEFARLEALGMRILPVPRRADGPDLAVMAQYCETHQPKLFVSVSVLHNPTGYSLSPGSAHRVLQLANQHDFHIVEDDTYSHLAPEHATRLCALDGLQRTIYVSGFAKILAPNWRIGFLAAAPALFGRLLETKLLATLTTPALFERALAWCIDQGQLRRHAERVRVRLDGARARTVKLALAHGCRFESEPAGLFGWVDTGVDTDALTQRMLDEGYLLAPGSLFHARRPPSTLMRINFATAQDAAFWKVFAKVRG, encoded by the coding sequence ATGCTGACACGAACCTCCACCCAGTCCCTGACCAGCCAGTTGGCTGACCGCTTCGCCGAGCGCATCCGCACCCGGCTGCTGCCGCCCGGCGCGCGCCTGCCGTCGGTGCGCGAATGCGCGCGGCAGCAGGGCGTGAGCCCGCACACCGTGGTGGCCGCCTACGACCAGTTGCTGGCGCAGGGCCTGGTGGAGGCGCGGCGCCAGCGCGGCTTCTTCGTGCGCGACGCGGCACCGACGCCCTCGACATCGGCTTCCGCGATGGCGCCCCGGCCCGCGCGCGACGGCGTGCCGGCCAGCACCGTCCGGGTGGGAGGCGTGCCGGCGGATGCCAGCTCGCTCATCCGCGGCATGTTCCACCGCCAGAGCGACAAGCCGCAGCCCGGCATGGGCGTGTTCCCGCCCGACTGGATGGATTCGACCTTCATGCCGACCTCGCTGCGGCGGCTGACCGGCACCCGCGCGCTGCAGGAGATCTCGCTGCAGTACGGCGAGCCGGCCGGCGACAGCGCGCTGCGCCGCAGCCTGTCGCAGAAGCTGATGGGCATCAACATCCCGGCGGCACCGGAGCAGATCCTCACCACCATCGGTGCCACGCACGCGCTCGACATCGTGAGCCGCACGCTGCTGCGCGCCGGCGACCCGGTGATGGTCGAGGAGCCGGGCTGGGCCATCGAGTTCGCACGGCTCGAAGCGCTGGGCATGCGCATCCTGCCGGTGCCGCGGCGGGCCGACGGGCCCGACCTGGCGGTGATGGCGCAGTACTGCGAGACGCACCAACCCAAGCTCTTCGTCAGCGTGAGCGTGCTGCACAACCCGACCGGCTACAGCCTGTCGCCCGGCAGCGCGCACCGGGTGCTGCAACTGGCCAACCAGCACGACTTCCACATCGTCGAGGACGACACCTACAGCCACCTCGCGCCCGAACACGCCACGCGCCTGTGCGCGCTCGACGGGCTGCAGCGCACGATCTACGTGAGCGGCTTCGCGAAGATCCTCGCGCCCAACTGGCGCATCGGTTTTCTGGCGGCGGCGCCGGCGCTGTTCGGCCGGCTGCTGGAAACCAAGCTGCTGGCCACGCTCACCACGCCGGCGCTCTTCGAGCGGGCGCTGGCCTGGTGCATCGACCAGGGCCAGCTGCGGCGGCATGCCGAGCGCGTGCGCGTGCGGCTCGACGGGGCGCGCGCGCGCACGGTGAAGCTGGCGCTGGCGCACGGCTGCCGCTTCGAGTCGGAACCGGCGGGGCTGTTCGGCTGGGTCGACACCGGCGTCGACACCGACGCGCTGACCCAGCGCATGCTCGACGAGGGCTACCTGCTGGCGCCCGGTTCGCTGTTCCATGCGCGCCGGCCGCCGAGCACGCTGATGCGCATCAACTTCGCGACGGCGCAGGACGCCGCCTTCTGGAAGGTGTTCGCGAAGGTGCGGGGCTGA
- a CDS encoding DMT family transporter, with protein sequence MSALPVDQDRPLGMRRETLGMWLGVLGVALFAVTLPMTRLATGTQAAPQLSPWFMTLGRAALAGALSILFLLATRAPRPERHQWKPLGMAVLGNVIGYPLLLGFALRAVTASHAAVVTALLPLATAAIAAWVLHQRARLGFWVCAVVGSGLVVAFSLLRAGQQGHGFGFEWADLLLVGAVLAASFGYIYGAQVTPALGAERVICWVCVMALPVTLPGALLTWPSQPVAWTAWAGLAYVGVFSMWIAFFAWYRGLAMGGALRVSQAQLLQPFLSILAAVPLLGEPLDAVTLGFALAVVATVLIGKKLSQGPR encoded by the coding sequence ATGAGCGCCTTGCCGGTCGATCAAGACCGCCCCCTCGGCATGCGCCGCGAGACGCTGGGCATGTGGCTGGGCGTGCTCGGCGTCGCGCTGTTCGCGGTCACGCTGCCGATGACACGGCTGGCCACCGGCACGCAGGCTGCGCCGCAGCTCTCGCCCTGGTTCATGACCCTCGGCCGCGCGGCGCTGGCCGGGGCGCTGTCGATCCTGTTCCTGCTCGCCACGCGCGCGCCGCGGCCCGAACGCCACCAGTGGAAGCCGCTGGGCATGGCGGTGCTCGGCAACGTGATCGGCTACCCGTTGCTGCTCGGCTTTGCCTTGCGCGCCGTCACCGCCAGCCATGCGGCCGTGGTGACCGCCCTGCTGCCGCTGGCCACCGCCGCCATCGCGGCCTGGGTGCTGCACCAGCGCGCGCGGCTGGGCTTCTGGGTCTGCGCCGTGGTCGGCAGCGGGCTGGTGGTGGCCTTCTCGCTGCTGCGGGCCGGGCAGCAGGGCCACGGTTTCGGCTTCGAGTGGGCCGACCTGCTGCTGGTGGGCGCGGTGCTCGCCGCATCGTTCGGCTACATCTACGGCGCCCAGGTCACGCCCGCGCTCGGTGCCGAACGGGTGATCTGCTGGGTCTGCGTGATGGCACTGCCGGTGACGCTGCCCGGGGCACTCCTGACCTGGCCGTCGCAGCCGGTCGCGTGGACAGCCTGGGCCGGCCTGGCCTACGTCGGCGTGTTCTCGATGTGGATCGCCTTCTTCGCCTGGTACCGCGGCCTCGCCATGGGCGGTGCGCTGCGAGTGAGCCAGGCCCAGTTGCTGCAACCCTTTCTCTCGATCCTCGCGGCGGTGCCGCTGCTGGGCGAGCCGCTCGATGCAGTCACACTGGGTTTCGCACTCGCGGTGGTCGCCACGGTGCTCATCGGCAAGAAACTCTCGCAAGGCCCGCGCTGA
- a CDS encoding aminotransferase-like domain-containing protein, with product MTTWKMAARAEKMNPSVLREILKVTDLPGIISLAGGLPSPKTFPISAFADACAHVLANDGAAALQYAASEGYGPLRQAVADMLPWDVDPAQVLITTGSQQGLDLVAKVLIDPGSRVLVETPTYLGALQAFSPMEPTPVSVASDDEGVIVEDLVAKARGTAGAASEDAARFIYLLPNFQNPTGRTMSEARRAAVSAAAKAANLPIIEDNPYGDLWFDEAPPLPLTARNPEGCIYLGSFSKVLAPGLRLGFLVAPKAIYPKLLQAKQAVDLHTPIFTQRMVVEVMKDGFLARHVPTIRALYKRQRDAMAAALTREMKGLDVTFNAPIGGMFMWARLPEGIDTVKLLPKAVARGVAFVPGAPFYADGQGDPRTLRLSFVTASVEEIDTAIAALAATLREQLAHDAAARVQRELAAT from the coding sequence ATGACGACATGGAAGATGGCCGCACGCGCCGAGAAGATGAACCCCTCGGTGCTGCGCGAGATCCTCAAGGTGACCGATCTGCCCGGCATCATCAGCCTGGCCGGCGGCCTGCCCTCGCCCAAGACCTTCCCGATCAGCGCCTTCGCCGACGCCTGCGCCCACGTGCTGGCCAACGACGGCGCGGCCGCGCTGCAGTACGCCGCGAGCGAAGGCTACGGCCCGCTGCGCCAGGCGGTGGCCGACATGCTGCCCTGGGACGTCGACCCGGCGCAGGTACTGATCACCACCGGCTCGCAGCAGGGCCTCGACCTGGTCGCCAAGGTGCTGATCGACCCCGGCAGCCGCGTGCTGGTCGAGACGCCGACCTACCTCGGCGCGCTGCAGGCCTTCTCGCCGATGGAGCCGACCCCGGTGAGCGTGGCGAGCGATGACGAGGGCGTGATCGTCGAGGACCTGGTGGCGAAGGCACGCGGCACCGCAGGGGCTGCTTCCGAAGACGCGGCGCGCTTCATCTACCTGCTCCCCAACTTCCAGAACCCCACCGGCCGCACGATGAGCGAGGCGCGCCGCGCTGCCGTGTCGGCCGCCGCGAAAGCCGCCAACCTGCCGATCATCGAGGACAACCCCTACGGCGACCTGTGGTTCGACGAAGCGCCGCCGCTGCCGCTGACCGCGCGCAACCCCGAAGGCTGCATCTACCTCGGCTCCTTCTCGAAGGTGCTGGCGCCCGGCCTGCGCCTGGGCTTCCTGGTGGCGCCGAAGGCGATCTACCCGAAGCTGCTGCAGGCCAAGCAGGCGGTCGACCTGCACACGCCGATCTTCACGCAGCGCATGGTGGTCGAAGTGATGAAGGACGGCTTCCTGGCGCGCCACGTGCCGACCATCCGCGCGCTGTACAAGCGCCAGCGCGACGCCATGGCCGCCGCCCTCACGCGCGAGATGAAGGGCCTGGACGTGACGTTCAACGCGCCCATCGGCGGCATGTTCATGTGGGCACGGCTGCCCGAGGGCATCGACACCGTGAAGCTGCTGCCCAAGGCGGTCGCGCGCGGCGTGGCTTTCGTGCCCGGCGCGCCCTTCTATGCCGACGGCCAGGGCGACCCGCGCACGCTGCGCCTGTCCTTCGTGACCGCCAGCGTCGAGGAGATCGACACCGCCATCGCCGCGCTGGCCGCGACCCTGCGCGAGCAGCTGGCGCACGACGCGGCTGCCCGCGTGCAGCGCGAGCTGGCCGCGACCTGA
- a CDS encoding LysE family translocator, which translates to MTWQEFMALLVLATAMSFSPGPNTTLSTALAANGGLPRAMRFVLAVPIGWTVLLALCTAGIGALVVAVPALRWVIKALGIAYLLWLAFKLSGSATLGKAGDAAVRVGFVQGVMLQFLNIKAWLLALTLVAGWIAGHADALQRFAIVASVMLVYAFASNFTYALVGALLRGWLATGRRLLWFNRAMAAVLVLTAAWMVKV; encoded by the coding sequence ATGACCTGGCAAGAATTCATGGCGCTGCTGGTGTTGGCCACGGCGATGAGTTTTTCGCCCGGACCGAACACCACGCTCTCCACCGCCCTCGCCGCCAACGGCGGCCTGCCGCGCGCGATGCGCTTCGTGCTGGCCGTGCCGATCGGCTGGACCGTGCTGCTCGCGCTGTGCACGGCCGGCATCGGCGCGCTGGTGGTGGCGGTGCCCGCGCTGCGCTGGGTCATCAAGGCGCTCGGCATCGCCTACCTGCTGTGGCTCGCCTTCAAGCTCAGCGGCAGCGCCACGCTCGGCAAAGCCGGCGACGCCGCCGTCCGCGTGGGCTTCGTGCAGGGTGTGATGCTGCAGTTCCTCAACATCAAGGCGTGGCTGCTGGCGCTGACGCTGGTGGCGGGATGGATCGCCGGCCACGCCGATGCGCTGCAACGCTTCGCCATCGTCGCCTCGGTGATGCTCGTCTACGCCTTCGCCAGCAACTTCACCTACGCACTGGTCGGCGCGCTGCTGCGCGGCTGGCTGGCCACCGGACGCCGGCTGCTGTGGTTCAACCGCGCGATGGCCGCCGTATTGGTGCTGACCGCCGCCTGGATGGTGAAGGTATGA